A portion of the Desulfotignum phosphitoxidans DSM 13687 genome contains these proteins:
- a CDS encoding tetratricopeptide repeat protein: MSDTQKRGDLPRNADEHIARLRYQLTQNTECGTTHYNLGVALLGKQEYMEAEKAFHDAIENSPTLAEAYVQLGGICLQRGDLEGCFRFNQRATKARAGFAEGYANMAFVLIQLVDGKDAKEDEEKIDKAIKHLKKAIIHNKYFVQAYASLGTAYYMKGLYEEGIQANLEAVQIQPEFPIAHNNLAVGYLELEDYETAISHCDKARELGYDVAPDLLKELAPHRQG, translated from the coding sequence ATGTCCGACACGCAAAAAAGGGGAGACCTGCCCCGGAATGCGGATGAGCATATTGCCAGACTCAGATATCAGTTGACCCAGAACACCGAGTGCGGCACCACCCATTACAATCTGGGGGTGGCGTTACTGGGAAAACAGGAATATATGGAAGCGGAAAAAGCGTTTCACGATGCCATTGAAAACAGTCCCACGTTAGCGGAAGCCTATGTGCAGCTGGGGGGAATCTGTCTTCAGCGCGGAGATCTGGAAGGCTGTTTCCGGTTCAACCAGCGGGCCACCAAAGCCAGGGCCGGATTTGCCGAAGGATATGCCAACATGGCTTTTGTCCTGATCCAGCTGGTGGACGGCAAGGATGCCAAGGAAGATGAAGAAAAAATCGACAAAGCCATCAAACATCTGAAAAAGGCCATCATTCATAACAAATATTTTGTTCAGGCCTATGCCTCTTTAGGGACGGCTTACTATATGAAAGGGCTGTATGAAGAAGGGATTCAGGCCAATCTGGAAGCCGTTCAGATTCAACCGGAATTTCCCATTGCCCACAACAATCTGGCGGTAGGATACCTGGAACTGGAAGACTATGAAACGGCTATTTCTCATTGCGACAAGGCCCGTGAACTGGGATATGACGTAGCTCCGGATCTTCTAAAAGAACTGGCACCCCATCGTCAGGGATGA
- the dapA gene encoding 4-hydroxy-tetrahydrodipicolinate synthase: MENGCFTALITPFTDTGEPDQNGLEQLIEFQIQNHITGILVTGTTGESPTLKWQEHIHVIALAAKQVTGRCRVIAGTGSNNTQEALTAAGHAAKEGVDAILMVDPYYNGPSSLEIRKEYYEVVAGQYPDMTIIPYIIPGRTGAQMLPQDLALLAQACPNITCVKEATGNLDNMKLTRKCCGPDFQIFSGDDALVYDIMTDPEIRACGSISVMSNIVPGFMTQMVSAINQGDRDEAERLQAVLKPLLDLVVVTTTEETAFGPVKCRARNPLPLKTMMQLLGMPSGPCRPPLGKMTRQGLDKIVETMQQVHTDHPDIFAPIAKFFNIDIHERLHNPDYQNGLWYAYE; the protein is encoded by the coding sequence ATGGAAAACGGATGTTTTACTGCGCTGATCACCCCGTTCACGGATACGGGGGAACCGGATCAAAACGGCCTGGAACAACTTATCGAATTTCAGATTCAAAACCATATCACCGGCATACTGGTGACCGGCACCACGGGGGAGAGCCCCACACTCAAATGGCAGGAACACATCCATGTCATTGCCCTGGCTGCCAAACAGGTCACGGGCCGGTGCCGGGTCATTGCCGGCACCGGCAGCAACAACACTCAAGAAGCCCTCACCGCAGCAGGCCATGCCGCCAAAGAAGGGGTGGATGCCATATTGATGGTGGATCCCTATTACAATGGTCCCTCATCCCTTGAAATCCGCAAGGAATATTATGAAGTTGTGGCCGGACAATACCCGGACATGACGATCATCCCCTACATCATCCCGGGCCGCACCGGTGCCCAGATGCTGCCCCAGGACCTGGCCCTGCTGGCACAGGCCTGCCCCAACATCACCTGTGTCAAGGAAGCCACGGGCAATCTTGACAACATGAAACTCACCCGCAAATGCTGCGGTCCGGATTTCCAGATTTTTTCCGGGGATGACGCGCTGGTATACGACATCATGACCGATCCTGAGATCCGGGCCTGCGGGTCCATCTCCGTGATGTCCAATATCGTGCCCGGATTCATGACGCAGATGGTATCTGCCATCAATCAAGGGGACCGGGATGAAGCCGAAAGGCTCCAGGCCGTCCTTAAACCGCTCTTAGACCTGGTGGTGGTCACGACCACGGAAGAAACCGCGTTTGGACCGGTCAAATGCCGGGCCAGAAATCCGCTGCCCCTGAAAACCATGATGCAGCTGCTGGGCATGCCTTCCGGCCCCTGCCGTCCGCCTTTGGGAAAAATGACCCGCCAGGGGCTGGACAAAATCGTTGAAACCATGCAGCAGGTTCACACCGATCATCCGGACATATTTGCGCCCATTGCAAAATTCTTCAATATTGACATCCATGAGCGGCTTCACAATCCTGACTATCAAAACGGACTATGGTACGCATATGAATAA
- a CDS encoding methyltransferase codes for MKRSSKNRLMPRHGDLFPDATLFHRIARAVCRAGVLPRKELYEAWETARRVRRRFRGGRVVDLACGHGLLAQIMLILDQTSPLALAVDTHIPKSAATLLAAMSETWPFIGERLYFESRDLGEIDLLPGDVVVSAHACGGLTDMILARAVGARARVAVLPCCHDLETCDTAGLGSWMAPDLAVDAVRAIRLKGAGYEIYTAAIPAVITPKNRLLMGAPASSARRVRWQSASCGRGKTMTKESYSKSALNAMHRASKQALEKAANSN; via the coding sequence ATGAAGCGGTCCAGCAAAAACCGGCTTATGCCCAGGCACGGGGACCTGTTCCCGGATGCCACCTTATTTCACCGCATCGCCAGAGCGGTCTGCCGGGCCGGCGTTCTGCCCAGAAAAGAGCTGTACGAGGCCTGGGAAACGGCCCGGCGTGTGCGGCGGCGGTTCAGAGGGGGACGGGTGGTGGACCTGGCTTGCGGCCACGGGCTTTTAGCCCAGATCATGCTCATTCTGGACCAGACCTCGCCTTTGGCCCTGGCCGTGGATACCCATATCCCCAAAAGCGCGGCGACCCTGCTGGCGGCCATGTCCGAAACCTGGCCCTTTATTGGAGAACGCCTGTATTTTGAATCCCGGGACCTGGGGGAGATTGACCTTTTGCCCGGCGATGTGGTGGTCTCTGCCCATGCCTGCGGCGGCCTCACCGATATGATCCTGGCCAGGGCGGTTGGTGCCCGGGCCAGAGTGGCGGTGCTGCCCTGCTGCCACGATCTTGAGACCTGCGATACGGCAGGCTTGGGGTCCTGGATGGCGCCGGACCTGGCCGTGGATGCGGTCCGGGCCATCAGGCTCAAAGGTGCGGGATATGAGATTTACACCGCAGCCATCCCGGCTGTCATTACCCCCAAGAACCGGCTGCTCATGGGGGCGCCTGCTTCGTCAGCTCGCCGGGTTCGATGGCAATCCGCCAGTTGTGGCAGAGGAAAAACCATGACAAAAGAATCATATTCAAAATCAGCCCTGAATGCGATGCACCGGGCATCAAAACAGGCACTTGAAAAAGCGGCAAATAGCAATTGA
- a CDS encoding YwbE family protein gives MDGNNRKNITRGSLVDVVQKPDQRTGNLTRGRVKDILTKSPFHPHGIKVRLESGIVGRVKTILQKAP, from the coding sequence ATGGACGGAAATAATAGAAAAAACATCACCAGAGGCAGTCTTGTAGACGTGGTCCAGAAACCGGATCAGCGGACCGGAAACCTGACCCGGGGACGGGTCAAAGATATCCTCACCAAATCCCCTTTTCACCCCCACGGCATCAAGGTCAGGCTTGAATCCGGCATTGTGGGCCGGGTCAAAACCATTTTGCAGAAAGCCCCATGA
- a CDS encoding 3D domain-containing protein has translation MMETTAYCGCKKCCEWHRGSWALLKLNFWDRYITKGKNKGKEYTGKTASGKDPQESYDGLLSVDTVTHPWKVPHRVAPPWLWLPEDGTIAADTRYYPFGTRMKIPGYGWGVVNDRGGAIKGPERLDLYFDSHKDALRWGRRRVKVRIER, from the coding sequence ATGATGGAGACCACCGCTTATTGCGGCTGTAAAAAGTGTTGTGAATGGCATCGAGGCAGTTGGGCCTTATTGAAACTCAATTTTTGGGATCGCTATATTACCAAGGGCAAGAATAAAGGCAAGGAATATACCGGTAAGACAGCCAGCGGCAAGGACCCGCAGGAGAGCTATGATGGTCTCTTGTCGGTGGATACCGTCACCCATCCCTGGAAGGTTCCCCACCGTGTGGCGCCACCCTGGCTCTGGTTACCCGAAGATGGAACTATTGCCGCCGATACCAGATATTATCCTTTCGGCACCCGCATGAAGATTCCCGGATATGGATGGGGGGTAGTAAATGATCGCGGTGGTGCCATCAAAGGCCCGGAAAGGCTCGATCTCTATTTTGATTCACACAAGGACGCTCTAAGGTGGGGCAGACGTCGGGTGAAGGTACGCATTGAGCGTTGA
- a CDS encoding DUF2442 domain-containing protein — MQIPKILNVAASDHKLLTIIFTNGEKKIYDVSRLWDNEMFAPLKNPSFFKNVKIEKGGYAVYWNDNIDISEYELWKNGENSQ; from the coding sequence ATGCAGATACCAAAAATATTAAATGTTGCCGCGTCAGATCATAAACTGCTCACCATCATTTTCACAAATGGCGAAAAAAAAATATATGATGTCAGTAGACTATGGGATAATGAAATGTTTGCGCCATTGAAAAACCCTTCTTTTTTTAAAAATGTCAAAATTGAAAAAGGGGGCTACGCTGTTTATTGGAATGATAATATTGATATAAGTGAATATGAACTTTGGAAAAACGGAGAGAACTCCCAGTAG